The DNA window AGTACAGATACAGCAGCACAAAGGCACAACCTGCATTATCAAGACAAGAGCGACATCTAGAGGAGTAACTACAGACATGACCAGCTGTGAATATCTACTGCAGAGCTACTGTTAACCCCTCACTTGCCCGGAGAGCTGCTCAGTGCACGTCCACTGGTGGTTGGATGCAGCTTTTAGGTGTTCATGAGAAACCTGGGTGACGGTGTGGGTGCTGACCCAGTGACAGAAGGGGGCAGTCCCAGTTGAAAGTCATTAGTCTGTCACCAGGCTGCACCGGGGCAGAGGCAGCTCACATCTATAATGCATCAAAACGTTTGTCTGGAGAACTGAATACAAAACAACTGAGACAATAACAAGTTTAGATAAATAGACTGATGGACAACACAAATCATTTGTATTCACAAAATAACTAGTACACATGCAAATTAAACTCTATTTAACTAGTAATTATACTACTACTATTGTAAAGTACCTGCTTTGATAGCTAACAGAAGGGGTGCTATGAACCATACGCAATAATgacgacatgacagctacacaaagtgaagccaaagcatcttgatcgccccctagtggttgACATAGGACATGGCCCAAAGcaaatgtgaaatatgtttttactcaaagatggtttgtgtcattttaggGAGCTTCACACCGATATTTGTTCACGTGTTCATTTTTCAGGcaactttggttttaatttgatgCTATACAAACAGGGTGAACTtaatgattgacagccgagAGTGGCTCGTGATTGGCCGAGCATGTGTGTCACAACTGAGCAGACTCTTGCTCCAAATTTGCAAATTTGCAGCGTTTGTACCCTGGatatttctgcttcatttctggatggtggaaggaagtggagatgtgtcgtccatctttatgtacaatCTATGGTAAGATCATAAAAATCTTTATAAAAATTTCTGTAATTATCTTCTAAAAGTTCTTTACTTAGAGCGGCAATCattgatttacattttgtttaaatgCTGAACTTTCTTACATTTAGCCATACTTACTTGATGGTGTTTAacatttcttaaaatcacaTCCATTGAGTCACACGCCTCTcttgtttaaatatatttatagttttacTATTATTCACAATCCAATATGGTGAATAAAATCCTTCTACATAAACATCTACAGTTTTAATAAAGTGTATTCTTCAAAATATTGTAGCACATGACAGAACAAATGTTTCCTCaggtttttttccccacaagACTGGTTCTCGAAATAAGatcaaatctagatttcttaaCATTCCCCACATttcaacaaaatattttaaacattgtaCTCAAATAGAAATTATATTCATCTGTTAACTGTCTTTTTAAAGGAACAGCAACAAGGCCCTGACCATTGATTTCATATGAATggtaaagtcatgatttcatgacatcacacaatGAAAGGAGTTGCCTTTTATTCAGGCAAATATTACTCAGTGTGAAGTAGTGTGAATAACCATTCTTACACAGATCCCTGAAAAGTATCCCACATACAACAAAATAGCTTTCACATAACCTTTAAGATCAGCTTAGATCAGCATCTTAGCTCTGGTCTCAATATGCAGCTGATCGATCGGGTTCAAACAAAATTTCATTACAAGTCTGACAAGCAGTGGAGGTTTGTTCTCATAGTAAATGAGAAATAAAGACGGGtggcaaattaaaacaaaaaggcaacataggctgttttcagacatgacctgcgggtaaaacCTGGAGAATTAGGTCCAGACATTACCCACACTTTGCCCATCACAAATGCACAACGCAgtgggaggttttctgcacagacgcaCCTCCTCTGGAAAAAATATTAGAGTATGACTTAAAGCAGCTTTACAGAATCTTAGTCAGGTGTTGGGCTACCACAAGCTCCCAGAACAGCTTCAGTTCACCTTGGAAATTATGCTACAAGTGTCTGGACTCTACCAGACAGATAGACAGCACTCGTTCTGTGTTCTGATGGTGTTGATACAGAACGCTGTTTAACATGTCGGTGGAAAATCGACCATGGGTGGAGATCTGGTGACTTTGAATGCCAGAGCATATGATTCACATAATTTTCAtactcctcatcatcatcccacTATTCACTGACCCCTCGTGACCTTTGGATGGGAGTGTTGTCATCCTGTATCTCTGCAAATGTTTCCGTTAATTTCTCACTCGTCTGTACGTCCATGCTGCCgctgttcctctctctcagcCGTGTCCGCCCTCCTCGCTCTGTGCGTACGAGTTGCTTTCAGATTGGTGGTCCTCCTTCGGCAGGAGGCCCCAACTCCTGAGCAGAGCAAAGCGCTGAGCTGGGGGAGTGGAAAAGTAGTCCCTCTGTTTCTGAGAGTAGGTCTGGACGGGAGGGATGATGTCTCTGTAGCTCCAGTCCTGGTGATAACAATTAGACACAAGATGTAATGACTCATTGATTTGACTTAAGATGCTCAGACACATAGAGACATCACAAACTAAACATGTTGCCAAAACATTTCTCGCAACAAATATAACCAATTTTAAAGCACAACGGAAGTAGCGTTAAATGAACAGACATACTTAAGATCTAACTAAATGTATTTAAGACTGTAATAGTACAGTAGTATTTTGACATATTAAACATGTATAAGCCTCAAATTCAAACTcgccatttttttttgtttttaggagaaaattaaatatattacagTCCTTAAAAATTACCAAAATGATAAtgaatatatacagtatttttaaattaaGGGCTGTGACATTATTGTTGAATTATCAGTTACCACACAAGTTCACTgattttgtgtgtctgatcaTTTACAGTACTTAATTACATGAATATAAATTAATGCTGTGTTAAATTCTaggtaaatgtatttattcaaatcCTATTTTCTTTAAGTCCAGATTACATttgcagagaagaaaaagagtTTGTGAATCGTAATATTTACCTGaacagaaatgtttaaaatattttttaagacTTGTGACCATGGGgctcaaaatgtaaaaaacatgttcaaaaGATAAATATGATTAACACCACACGCACTTATTGTTTTTTGGTTGGAATATGTTCAGGGTTTTAGCGTAGAAAACTCATAATCATAATAGAGAAGACATAAGTTTTCCTGATTCTCATCTCCCCTCCAGTGGAGTAGAAAgtgaacagaaaacaaatcctCACAGGAAAACGAAACCTTCAACGCACGGGTGGCCTGTAATCTAAAGGTTATCTATCTGCTGGTCTTTGGTATAAATCCCTGGTGTCTATTTGGAGTACTGCGTGTGCAATAGGTATAATAAATGGCTGAGGTGCTATACCTGCCAGCGGAGGTTGAAAGCCTCCAGCAGCTGTATCCTTCCCTCTCTGGTGGGCACgcagtcaggaggaggaggctgcaccACCTCGGAGCCCAGAGTCACATCTCCAAACACCAGCAGAGCCCTGATGGCAAACCAGCCCCCGAACCTGGGATGCACGCACACACCAAACATCTTCTGTGGGTAAACAGAGGGAGACACGCAAAAAATCATGTGAGGAGGGATACGCTAATCCACAAAGTGATGACAGTTATCTATGCAGCAAACAATGAGAATCCACAAACATAAGCATTACTCTTTCAGCCCAGGGATGCTCTGTGACGTCAGACTGTTGGTAGTAGAAAGCTGCTCCAGACACGTGAGCTGCAGTCTGCGCCAAGAACTTTGGTTTCCTGCTGGGAAGCAGCTCGTAGTCGAATCTCACATCCAGCGTCTGTCCTGGGAAACACTGCGGGGCAAAGAGGGAGGGGCGGGAAAAGTTCAGGTGTTGCATGATAAGTTGATCATGTATATAGTTACAGTTGCAGTTTTAGTCCAATCCATTTATTGGTCTAGAAAATCGGCGGCTATGAGCTTTTCACCGATATGAAATTTGTatatatttgcttttatttgtgttttctttatatatatatatatatatatatatatttttatgatgtttatggttaaactttaaaataccatgcctcatttacatttcattgtcATATGGGTTTGATAAGGACCTCTTAGGGATCATtgccaaatgttttaaatatacaaatctGCCAATAAAGCAGCATCTGAAATTGTTTACTAACTAATATCAGTATTGGCATAGGCCCCTTAAATCCATATCAATCGGGCTAAGTGACAATCCTATGTCTGCTTGGGTTTGAGCCGTACAATGATAAACACCATATGAAGAAATTAACCCCTAGAGATTATCTATCTTGCAGCTACTACTTTATTGGTTTTCTGGATTTTTACATAATTGTACAGTAGGTTGATTGTGTTATGGCTGTGTTAAACTTTTATAACCAAAACATGAAATCTCCAATCTGTTTATTTGACATTCAATTAAAATTTCGGACAACTTACAGGATCAGGATATATAGCCACGATGAAGagtgtctgtctccctccatAACACTCACCTGTGAGACAGCTGTAGTGACACAGTGTTTGACACACTGGTCTATGGGGTCTGTCACTCCCTGACAGCCCCTCTCCTCCATGAACGGCAGGAAGGCTCGTTCAAACATGGCAGGAGTGCTGAGCACCACCAGAGCCAGGCTGTCATCTGGAGAGGCCAGCCGCAGTGAGGCAGGCAGCAGCGAGTTATACCAGCCGACCTGAGGACAGAGTGGGAAAGAGTGTCAGAgggagtgagtgtgagagtaagagtgagagaaagagagagatagtggGTGAGAGGGTGAGAATGAGAGTGTGagcgagatagagagagagtctaaccctgaccttaaccatAATTCACATCTTACCTCCCTACCTTAATCATGGTTACTACCTGTCTTGCCCTTAGCCTATCCTTAATCTAAACTTTACCTGAccataaaacatgtcttcatgtTAAACATCACCATATAAATAAACAACGTGGGTAGACGGGACATAAACACTTAATCAGCTGATTAAATAaccttattttaatattatggGATGTACTGCATTTTATTTGCACAACCTGAAACCCCCTCTCATCACCAACAGCTACATATATAAAAAAGTGCTTCAATAATACCTTTAGAGGGTAAACCTCAAATCCCAGTGTAGATAAAGAGTTCTCTAGAAGCCCTGTGACACTCTCCACGTTCCGAGAGGTGGCCGCCATTTCTGCGTGTGAACACAAAGCgaggcattgtgggtaatggTGTTCTTTTGCGTCTCCGTCTTCAGAAACCAGatccagataaaaaaaagaatgggTAAACATGAAACATCACAAAATGAAACTTGTCTTGTAGAAATTCATCTGTAGTTTCGTGACTGAAGAGCCAAGAGTAGCGTTACCACTTACTACAATACCCAGAAGACACCGGCGGCGACGTCATACGCAATCACGTCGCCGTTATGGGGtcctggatttaaaaaaagtcgGATGGCAGCTCGCTGGGTTTTCTGTGAGTAGCTCGCTGAGGTTAGTCCAGCTGGTTCAAACATTATcacatgtgtgtttacatgtttaacGACATGTGTAcattataataaaacacatacagacttcagtgtgttacagtgtatGCTACTAGAACTCGCTTATGTAAGTGGCTTCTTTACGTTTGCAAAGCCTcgttgtgtgtttacatgtttagCTACGTTTTTGTCCCCGGGGTTATGGGGTTAACGGAGGTTCCTGCTCTGAATCACATGTGTATCTGCTCCTGGAGACTGTGTACAGCTGTTCCCCAGTGGGACTCATTCATCAGACGCATTCAATcagcctccacacacacgcTAACACCCTGCTGCTATGTAACTCCCCATAAAGTGTGTGAGATCTCGGCTAGCTGGTTGCCTCACCAACCAGCCATTAGACAACACCCGTCTAAAGTTACTGCTGGTGTTTGGTGTATCGCCTCCCACCACAGGCAGCTCAACACTCTCTGACACGTCGCTTTGCACCTTGGATCAAAAATGAACGACTGACCCTGAATGAAATGTGGGTTTGACAACTTCAGTTTATGTGtctcccccttttttttgtttagacaGACATGAACTGGGACACTCAGCTGAGCTCTATCCTGTCAGTGGCAGATGGCAGCGTAGCAAAGATGAGGGTGAGTGCTTCTCATGGTATGGTGTTGTAGGAAATTACAGTTATCATATGTTTAAAGTGCACAGAGGGATTTTCGTTTTACAACAGTGACATTCATATACCAAACCCTTGGTATACCCTTCAAACACCCAGGAGCCTGGGGTGCTGTAGTCTGCTGTACATTTGTTGTTATTGCAGCTGTCTGTAGATGGCAGGATTGCTCCACATTTAAAAGGGGGACTGTTGTTGCGAGGTTGGGAAAGTACAACACTCTGAATCTGAATCATGTTTTTGTCCCCAGGAGAGACTGACGTCACCAGGGAAATTCTCCAAAGGAGAAAGTGGGTGAACTGTTCCACATCAGTGAATCTGACTTTGTCtgtaataacaaaaataacccACTCGTTACTCATAGTGAGAATGAGGTAGACAACAGAATAAAAAGGCTATAATTTTTGTAAATTTCTATCTATGTATATTTCTCTATTCCATTTCCCTTTTCTTAACAATGTAACAAAGTGCCTAAGAACAAGAAGTAAAACCCcaaaatattataaaacagaCAATGTAGTTGACTAATAGGACATTAGTCACAGTAGAGATAAagcagtaaaaataaaacaaataaaaacaggataaataaatgcaaatcaaTCATTCCCTAAAGCTTTGAAAAAGACAAAGGCTTTGAGACGAGATTTAAAATAAGCTAAAGAGAGTTTCAAATGGCTTTAATAGCAAAAGcttgttctccctgtgtcccACTCTGAGACCTGGGAGGGACCAGCAGGGCTCCATCTGCAGATCTCAGCAGCCAGGAGGGCACACACCACCTAGATAATGCTGAAATGTACTCTGGGCCTAGGCCGTGTGTAATGAAATTCTAAAATCAATTTGAAAGCTATCCGGTGATATGCTGGCACAGTGGTGATATGCTTGTGCCTCTTTGTTCCGTTAATTTTGAGTGAGAGCATTTTGGACCAACTGGAGACAGTGTAGGGAGCCCTGACTGATACCTGAGTAAAGTGCATTGCAATGATCGAGAcgagaataaataaaagcatgaataaCACATTAGTCAGGATTCACAATATATTATAGATTGAGGTAGGGACAGTGGTTTAAactcatttgatttgatttgagcaCTTTGTGGAAAACCTCTTGCatattcctcttcctctccagatTTGTTTCCTGCGAGGGAGTGGATACGTGATTCCGATT is part of the Limanda limanda chromosome 9, fLimLim1.1, whole genome shotgun sequence genome and encodes:
- the mmachc gene encoding cyanocobalamin reductase / alkylcobalamin dealkylase, whose amino-acid sequence is MTSPPVSSGYCNGDAKEHHYPQCLALCSHAEMAATSRNVESVTGLLENSLSTLGFEVYPLKVGWYNSLLPASLRLASPDDSLALVVLSTPAMFERAFLPFMEERGCQGVTDPIDQCVKHCVTTAVSQCFPGQTLDVRFDYELLPSRKPKFLAQTAAHVSGAAFYYQQSDVTEHPWAERKMFGVCVHPRFGGWFAIRALLVFGDVTLGSEVVQPPPPDCVPTREGRIQLLEAFNLRWQDWSYRDIIPPVQTYSQKQRDYFSTPPAQRFALLRSWGLLPKEDHQSESNSYAQSEEGGHG